A region of the Gemmatimonas sp. genome:
TTCATCGAGAAACACCACGCCGGGCGCTTCGCGCAGTACACGCTCAATGGTGTCGCGGGCCAGCAGCGCACCGGTGGGATTGTTGGGAGAGCAAAGATACAGCAGCTTCGGCGTGGTGGCGAGCAACGCATCGATGTCGGGCTGATGCGATGGCAACTCCACGCAGCCAGCGTAGTCGAGCGCGTTCATGCGTGCGAAAATCGGAATCATGGCAAACGACGGTTCCGGCCCGGCCACGAGATCGCCCGGTTCACCGAACGCGCGCATGGCGCTGTCGAGAATATCATCGGAGCCGCAGCCGGTGACGATCATGTCCGCCGAGACACCAACGAAGGCCGCGAGCGCTTGCTTGAGCTCCGCCGCGTACAGTGTGGGATAGCGCGTGATGCGCGACACCGGCAATTCGCGCCACGTGTGCTCGGCCACCGGTGGTACGCCCCACAAATTGGTGTTGTCGGTGAGATCGAGATCCACCGGGACGCGCTTCGGATCGTACAGCGGCACGGCCTCGTACGCCGCGCGCGCCACGGCCAGTCGCTGCGTGTTGTCCGTCATCGGTGCGGTCATGCGTTCACGCCCCATGCGCGCGCCGCGGCGGCGTGCGCCGGCAATCCTTCGGCGTCGGCAAAAATGCCCACGTCGCGCGACAGGCGGTCGGCCGCGGCGGGCGAGACTTCCTGCCACGTGGTCCACCGCACGAAGTCGAGGGTGGAAAGACCGGAGTAGCTGCGACCTGCGCCAGCCGTTGGCAGCACGTGGTTGGCGCCGGTCATGTAATCACCGAAGGCCACCGAACTCGATTCCCCCACGAAGATCGTGCCGGCGCTGCGCAGCGCCGCCAGCGTATCGGCACGCACCGACGCTTCGACCACCAGCAGCAGGTGTTCCGCCGCCCATTCATTGGCGAAGGCGACGCCATCGGCCATCGATGCCACTGACACGATTGCGCCACGCGCGGAGAGCGACTCGCGCACGATCTGCGCTCGCGGAGCCTGCGCGATCTGGGCGAGCGTCTCGGCTTCCAGCGCGTCGGACAGCACCGACGCCTGATCCGGCGTGCCGACCAGCACGGCAATCACGGCCGCGTCGGGGTCATGCTCGGCTTGCGCCATCAGTTCGCGGGCCAGCGCCGACGGGTTGGCGGTATGGTCGGCCAGGATCAGCAGTTCACTCGGGCCGGCCGGCGAGTCGATCGCCACGTCGGCCACCAGCTGCAGCTTGGCTTCGGCCACGAAGGCGTTGCCGGGACCCATAATGCGGTCCACGCGTGGCACTGTCGCGGTGCCGATCGCCATCGCAGCGATGGCCCCAGCGCCGCCCAGCGCGAACACCCGATCCACTCCAGCCAGTGCGGCCGCGGCCAGCACCACGGCGGACGGCAATCCATCGGGGCCCGGCGGCGAGCAGACGATCACGTCGCCCACCCCTGCTACCCGGGCCGGGATCGCGCCCATCAGGAGCGAGCTCGGATAGGCAGCGCGTCCGCCCGGTGCATAAATCCCCACGCGACCGAGCGGGTCGGGACGCCGACCCACACGGATACCGGGTTCGGGAGAGCATTCGGTCGCCGTCGGGCGGAAGGCCTCGTGCACGGCGGCGATATTGCGGGCCGATCGCTCCAGCACCCGGCGCAGCTCGGGGTCCAGCGACGCCAGCGCCGCATCCCACGCCGCGCGCGGCACCTCGATCGCGGGTAGCTCGACCCGGTCAAAATCCCGCGCGAAGGCGAGGAGCGCGGCATCGCCCTCCTCCCGGACGCGCGAGATGATCGCGGTCGTTCGGCTCCGAACGGTCGTGTCGGTCGTCGAGGAGCGGTCCACGATTGCCCGGCGCGCCGTGGCGTCGAGCTCGGCA
Encoded here:
- a CDS encoding histidinol-phosphate transaminase, producing the protein MTAPMTDNTQRLAVARAAYEAVPLYDPKRVPVDLDLTDNTNLWGVPPVAEHTWRELPVSRITRYPTLYAAELKQALAAFVGVSADMIVTGCGSDDILDSAMRAFGEPGDLVAGPEPSFAMIPIFARMNALDYAGCVELPSHQPDIDALLATTPKLLYLCSPNNPTGALLARDTIERVLREAPGVVFLDEAYAEFAGVSSVDLVRQFDRLLVIRTMSKAFGLAGLRIGYAIGQPSLVMEVEKSRGPYKLNAMAELTALAALQHDMPWVNEHIALAVTLRERLADALRTRGFAPLASHANFVCVPVADCVNVGLALRERGVAVRPFPGLPHVGDTLRISVGPWPLLERFLVAFDEVMAARRTT
- the hisD gene encoding histidinol dehydrogenase — protein: MTAATALALRARGPLAELDATARRAIVDRSSTTDTTVRSRTTAIISRVREEGDAALLAFARDFDRVELPAIEVPRAAWDAALASLDPELRRVLERSARNIAAVHEAFRPTATECSPEPGIRVGRRPDPLGRVGIYAPGGRAAYPSSLLMGAIPARVAGVGDVIVCSPPGPDGLPSAVVLAAAALAGVDRVFALGGAGAIAAMAIGTATVPRVDRIMGPGNAFVAEAKLQLVADVAIDSPAGPSELLILADHTANPSALARELMAQAEHDPDAAVIAVLVGTPDQASVLSDALEAETLAQIAQAPRAQIVRESLSARGAIVSVASMADGVAFANEWAAEHLLLVVEASVRADTLAALRSAGTIFVGESSSVAFGDYMTGANHVLPTAGAGRSYSGLSTLDFVRWTTWQEVSPAAADRLSRDVGIFADAEGLPAHAAAARAWGVNA